TGCCAAAGCTGTTGGCCATGGTGCCAACTGGCCGAGGTCGCGATCATCACATGTTCTTCGACCGCACAGCAAATCACTTCGCCAAACTGCGAAAGCCCGGCCAGGTCTTGCGCCGCGGCAAAGTCGGCATCTTTCGCCACGACGACGTACCAGTCGTCGTCCAACTGCATGCCGGCCAGCGGCCAGGTAGGGTGCGTCCCTTCTTGATCGGTGGGCTGAAGATCGAGATGCCGCAGCGTGTTCGACGCACTAGCGCCGCGCACCGCGAGCCAGGAATAGGCGAATCCCACGTGGTTGTCTCCTTCGCTGCTGCACGTCCGAAAGCGAACCCAACAGCATCATACGGAAACCGGCCGCCTGGAAATACAAAAGGCACGGAGTTTTCAGTCCGTGCCTTTGAAGTTTTATGCGAAGAGTCGATGAAGACTACAGCAGGTCATTCAACTGATCGACCAGGCTCTCGAAGTGGCTCAGTGCCATGTCGACAGGTTTTGGGCTCTCCATGTCGACACCAGCATCTCGCAGCAGATCGAGCGGATACTTCGAGCAACCACCCTTCAGGAACGACAAGTAATCGGTCAGTTCCTGCTTGCCGCCATTGAGCACTCGCATGCTCAGCGCGATCGCTGCCGACAAACCGGTCGCATACTTGTACACGTAGAACGCGCGGTAGAAGTGCGGAATGCGGAGGCATTCCAACTGCAACTGCGGGTCGATCGCGAAGTCGGGACCGAAGTAGCGTTCCAGCAAGCCACGATAGACTTCCTGCAGCGACTTCGAGGTCAGCGGTTCGCCTGCTTCACACATGGCGTGCGTGATCTTCTCGAACTCGGCGAACATCGTCTGACGGATGATCGTGCCACGAATCGCGTCGATGTCGCGGTTGATCAGATAGGCCCGTTCCAGATCGTTGGTGGCGTTCTCTTGCAGGTACTGGCTTAGCAGCTGTTCGTTGAACGTACTGGCAACTTCCGCGACAAAGATCGTGTAGTTGTAGTACTGATACGGCTGCGTCTTGGCCGAGTAATAGCTGTGCATCGAGTGGCCCGCTTCGTGAGCCAACGTGAAGACGTCGTCCAGCACGTCGACTTTGTAGTTCATTAAAATGAACGGAGCCGCGTCGAACGTTCCGCAACTGAAGGCACCACTCTGCTTGCCAGCGTTCGGGTAACGATCGCACCAGCGAGCCTTGGTCAGGCCATCCTTCAGGACGTCGCAATATTCCGGACCGAGTGGAATCATCGCTTCCATGATCATGTCGACCGCTTCGTCCCACGTTTGCTTCTTCTTGATCTGGTTCAAGATCGGCACGTAGGTGTCGTAGTGGTGGATGTCTTTCAGCTTCATCTTGCGGCGGCGAAGTTCCAGGTAACGGTGGACTGCCGGCAGATGGTTGTGGACCGAATCGATCAGGTTGTCGTAGACCGACTCTGGAATGTTATCGCTGTACATCGCCTGGTGACGCGCACTCTCGTAACCACGCACGCGAGCGTAGTAGACATCTTTCTGGATCGAACCAGAAAGGGTCGCGGCCAGGGTGTTCTCGTGGGCCTGGAACTGATCGAAGTATTGCTCGAACGCCTTCTTACGAACCTTGCGTTCTGGCGACAGCAGGAACTCGATGTAGGTCGAGTTCGTCAGATCGCAGTCTTCGCCGTTCTCGTTCTTGACGGTGCCGAACTTCATGTCGGCATCCAGCAGTTGGCGGAACGCCTTGGACGAGGCACCTGCCATTTCGCTTTGCATGGCCAGAAGGCGTTCTTCCTTCTTGCTCAGCGTGTACTTCTTGTAGCGTGTCATCCGTTCGAGGACGAGACGATAGCCCTTCAAGACCGGATCGTCCATCAACTCTTGCAGACGCTTGGCAGGGATCGCTTGAATTTCGGGAGCGATGTAACTGGCGGCCTGGCCCAGCTTGCTGGCGACCGACTGGAAGCGAGCCAGGCGACGCTGATTGTCGTCGTTGGCCTGGTCTTCGGTGGTGCGGAGATAGGCATACACGCCCAAGCGTTCGCCGAGTCGATCGACTTCGGTATCGAACTTCAAGCAGGCCAGCAACTCTTTGGCACCATTGGCCAGCGTTCCTTTGAACTTGTCGAAGCCTGCTTCTTTCTTGGCCAGCTTGGCGAAGTCTTTTTCCCAGGCGTCGGCATCCGGGTAAAGGCTACTCAGATCCCAGGTATCGCCAGCGGCGACTTCCTCTCGTTTGAGGGTCTTTTTGACAGACTTCTTCGCGGCTTTGCCAGTGGTGGCCATGTTGGTTCCTTTACGGGGTTCTTCAATCGGCATGCTTCCACGCAATCGTAACGCGTTAAAGCATACGATTAAAGACGAGCATGTGCGGCGAAAAGCGTACCGCTGAGGGGTATTCAGACGGCCGAAGGGCCTGATCTTCGGCCTAACCAGACGTGGAGAAAGCCTTCCGTGAAGAAATGGACCGGCCGAAGTGTCGCTGCCGGGACACTTACCACTGGAAGACGGTCGTGCCCCACGAAAGCCCGGCACCAAAGCCGCATAGCAGAATGCGATCGCCTGGCTGGACGAGTCCCTTTTGCATCGCTTCGTCGAGCACAATCGGAACGCTGCCCGCCGACGTGTTGCCATAGCGGTCGAGGTTCACAATCATCTTCTCGCGCGGGAAGCCAAGATTCTCGCAAGCGGCGTCGATAATGCGGACATTTGCCTGGTGCAGCATCACCAGCGAGATGTCGTCGACGGTCAGGTTCGCGTGATGCAGCACGTCGCGGATCGAGTCTTCGATCACACGCACCGCCCACTTGAAGACCCCGCGGCCATCCATATGCAGGTACTGCTTGCCTTCGGCCAGGTTCTCCGCCGTCAGTGGTTCGCGCGAGCCACCACCAGGGACGCACAGCATCTCGGCCCCTTCGCCTTCGCTGCCGAGCGTGTACGAGATCATGCCTTGCTCTTCCGAGCCAGGACCCAGGACTACCGCGCCGGCACCATCACCGAACAGGGGATAAGTCTTCTTGTCGTCGGGATTGGCGATCCGCGACAGAAGGTCGGCACCGACGACCAAGGCCCGACGGCTGGTTCCCGTTTTGATGAACTGGGCCGCGGTGATCATGGCGTAAAGAAAGCCGGCACACGCAGCGCTGACATCCATGGCCGCCGCACGAATCCCCAGACGCTGCTGCAGCCGGCACGCGGTCGACGGGGTGAGCGAATCAGGGGTGAACGTCCCGACGACAATCAGGTCGATCTCGCTGGCATCGACACCGGCCGATTCCAACGCGGCGATCGCCGATTCATACGCCATGTCGCTGGTGGCCAGGTCCGCAGGAGCATGCCGACGTTCCTGAATCCCGGTGCGCTGGATGATCCATTCCGGATCGCAGCCGAGCGACGAAAGGTCTTCGTTCGGGACTACGGTCTCTGGCACGTAGCTGCCGGTACCGAGAATCTGAAAACCCATCAACGAACGAAGGTGGCTCCGATCGGAAGGAACCGGACGCGTCGAGTTGGCTTCGCTACGGGGAGAGGAATTAGGTTGCGCCGTCGCCATGCTGTCGTTTACTGAGAGAACCGGAGCGGGAAAACGGTGTAATGTACCACAATTGCCATTGGCCCTCATGCCTATTTCGAGCGGCGTTGCGCTGAAAGTAACGAGAGAGCCGGCTTGGCAATTATAGAAGTTCGGCCCGCAAAGCTACCGCATCGACAAACACAGGTCCGTCGAACGGCGTGGGGAAGACCGCCACTTTCATCCGCATCCGGGTCAGTTTATCGACCCAGCGTTCGTTGAAGCTGGAGAGTTTGATTGCCTTAGGGGCATGTTGTCGCCACTTATCCGTAGCGCAAAGGCGGGCGTGCTGTTCATCGGGCCAAACGACCAGCCCTTTCTTGCCATTGTCGTCGGAGGCTTCCGCCCAGCCGTCGACATACAGCCCCCACAACTCTTGCGTCTCGGATACCTTGCGAATGAATACTTGCAGGCGATCAGGACCACTCAGGTCGACCATGCCGGCATACTTGCCTGAGGACATTGGGCCTCTCCCAATTTGTTGCTTGCTATTTGCTGAGAAAAGATCCGGAGAACTTGCCACTTTCTCCGGGCATCGCTGGCCACTACGCGGCACGGTGGGGATCGTGCCGCGTTAAAAGGGAAACATTTCGTAGTCGATTTGAGAACCGACTGCTACACAGGTTCGTTCGGGATATCGACCCAGGCCCGCTTTTCGTGCGACTCGAGCACCGAGTCAGCCACGATCTGCGCCATCAAACCTTCGTAGTAGCTCGGCACCGCTTCGCGACCTTCGCAAATCGCCGAGACAAATTCCCAGATCAGATCATAGCGGAAAATGGTCGCCGCTTCACCCATATCGGTGGTGCGTGGGCTCCCTGCAGGGGTCAGGAACTCTTCCGGCACGGTGACCGGGTGAAGGTCGTCCCCCGTCTTGCCCAGCAAGATGGTATT
This genomic interval from Bremerella sp. JC817 contains the following:
- the pepF gene encoding oligoendopeptidase F, which codes for MATTGKAAKKSVKKTLKREEVAAGDTWDLSSLYPDADAWEKDFAKLAKKEAGFDKFKGTLANGAKELLACLKFDTEVDRLGERLGVYAYLRTTEDQANDDNQRRLARFQSVASKLGQAASYIAPEIQAIPAKRLQELMDDPVLKGYRLVLERMTRYKKYTLSKKEERLLAMQSEMAGASSKAFRQLLDADMKFGTVKNENGEDCDLTNSTYIEFLLSPERKVRKKAFEQYFDQFQAHENTLAATLSGSIQKDVYYARVRGYESARHQAMYSDNIPESVYDNLIDSVHNHLPAVHRYLELRRRKMKLKDIHHYDTYVPILNQIKKKQTWDEAVDMIMEAMIPLGPEYCDVLKDGLTKARWCDRYPNAGKQSGAFSCGTFDAAPFILMNYKVDVLDDVFTLAHEAGHSMHSYYSAKTQPYQYYNYTIFVAEVASTFNEQLLSQYLQENATNDLERAYLINRDIDAIRGTIIRQTMFAEFEKITHAMCEAGEPLTSKSLQEVYRGLLERYFGPDFAIDPQLQLECLRIPHFYRAFYVYKYATGLSAAIALSMRVLNGGKQELTDYLSFLKGGCSKYPLDLLRDAGVDMESPKPVDMALSHFESLVDQLNDLL
- a CDS encoding DUF2750 domain-containing protein gives rise to the protein MSSGKYAGMVDLSGPDRLQVFIRKVSETQELWGLYVDGWAEASDDNGKKGLVVWPDEQHARLCATDKWRQHAPKAIKLSSFNERWVDKLTRMRMKVAVFPTPFDGPVFVDAVALRAELL
- a CDS encoding beta-ketoacyl-ACP synthase III, whose translation is MATAQPNSSPRSEANSTRPVPSDRSHLRSLMGFQILGTGSYVPETVVPNEDLSSLGCDPEWIIQRTGIQERRHAPADLATSDMAYESAIAALESAGVDASEIDLIVVGTFTPDSLTPSTACRLQQRLGIRAAAMDVSAACAGFLYAMITAAQFIKTGTSRRALVVGADLLSRIANPDDKKTYPLFGDGAGAVVLGPGSEEQGMISYTLGSEGEGAEMLCVPGGGSREPLTAENLAEGKQYLHMDGRGVFKWAVRVIEDSIRDVLHHANLTVDDISLVMLHQANVRIIDAACENLGFPREKMIVNLDRYGNTSAGSVPIVLDEAMQKGLVQPGDRILLCGFGAGLSWGTTVFQW